The Coffea arabica cultivar ET-39 chromosome 6e, Coffea Arabica ET-39 HiFi, whole genome shotgun sequence genome contains the following window.
ATTTCTGGCCTAATAAGGACGACATGCATCATTACCTTAATAAGACCCGCCCCTTCCCAGCAGTCATTTAGCTGAGCTTTTCCTACAAGACTTGTCCATAAATACTCCCACCTGCTCTTTTATCTCTTCATCTTTTTGTTTACTCAGCGACACTCCCTCAACTGGGAAGTATAAACGATATTTTGAGCAAAGTTAGAAATAGAAATGGGGATTTTAAGATATCTTTTTGTTGTcaatcttcttgtttctttgaCTTTTTCTGTGTCCTATGGAGATCCCCTCGTTCCAGCATTATGCATCTTTGGGGATTCCGTTGTGGATGTGGGAAACAATAACAATCTACCAACCCTGATAAAGGCTAACTTCCCTCCCTATGGAAGAGACTTCGTAGGCCACAGGCCTACAGGGAGGTTTTGTAACGGAAAGCTGGCCACGGACTACACAGGTAAATGAATCAGTACCATGCTGAAGCGGCTTGCACCACTGGAATCATTTTTGTTATACCATACGTTCTAACATTTACTGCATCTTTTACTCTTGCATAGCTGAATACCTTGGGTTCACGTCCTACCCACCTGCTTACCTTAGCCAAGAAGCCAAAGGAAGCAGCATCCTCGCCGGTGTGAACTTTGCATCTGCTGCTTCTGGTTATTATGACGGGACAGCACAGCTATATGTATGTACATCTCATAGtagtctctttctttctttctttctttcttcctcagGTCCTAGAATCAGTCAAACAAGCTCATCCAGTTTTCACTAACGAAGTAAATTTCTTTTTGTGTGTTATCTGGTTTTGCAGCGCGCAATTTCCCTGACACAGCAGCTACAGTATTACAAGGAGTGGCAGACCAAAGTTGTGAATGCGGTTGGAAAGGCCAAAGCAAATACCATAATTTCAGGAGGAGTCCATCTCTTGAGTGCGGGGAGCAGTGATTTCATCCAGTACTACTACATTAATCCAATGCTCAACAGAGCCTACACGCCCGATCAATTCTCAGACATTCTCATGAGATCTTACTCTACCTTCATTCAGGTCAGCAACTTTCACCTTTCTTATGCCATCTGTATTATAAACATAGCTGCAATACATCATCAGAAGCATAAAACTTGTCTGCCAGTTAACGTGGAAGTGCACTTATAAGGTCAGACACTACAATGAAGACTCTCACTGGCACAGCAAGATCTAAATAGATGTACTACAGACTTTGCCCTTGTTAATATGTGTGTACATAAAATTTTATAATGACATTTATGAACAAAATTCTTGTGTCACTAAGAGTTGATAATCCTAAACAcagaaaaggaacaaaaaagaTTGAGGAAACAGATTCATGTAACTTAACCAAGCAGTACTTTTACTGTAATGACACAAATACTCAGATTGCAACTtcaccacataagcaacaaggAACTGCAGCTAAGAATTCCAACCAAGTGCAGTGTTTGAAATTACTATGTGACAGAATCTGTATGCTCTGGGAGTAAGGAGGATTGGAGTCACAACACTACCACCAACCGGATGCCTGCCAGCAGCTATTACACTATTTGGTTCAGGAAGCAACCTGTGTGTTGCAAGACTGAACCAGAACGCAATCTCCTTCAATAACAAACTGAACAGCACCTCACAGAATTTGAAGAGCAAGCATCCTGGCCTCAAACTTGTAGTCTTTGACATTTACAATCCTCTGCTAGACCTAATCACGAAGCCTACAGACAATGGTAATTTGCAACTTCTTGGCTCTGGCACAATACAAATGCATTCTGCATTCAAAATTAAGCATATAGCATAAGAATCATGTTAAACAATCTCTGACACATCTCAGCACCTCTGCATCAGTATACAATCTTTAAAGGAAAATCAGTTAATACTACAGACTAGGTAGGGAGCTCACACATGCAGATGCATAATGTAGGTAGTGAACAAACATTTTCTTGTAATTTTCCTTTCTCAACAGAGAGAGGGAAGGTCTGTCTTTGGAGAGGAACCTGTGATTGAACTAATTGGAGAAACATTGTCCTTTGCCAGGATTTTTCGAATCAAGAAAGGCTTGCTGTGGGACTGGTACAATTGAGACATCGTTCTTGTGCAATTCCAGGTCAGTAGGGACATGCTCAAATGCTACAGAATATGTGTTCTGGGATGGTTTCCATCCCTCGGATGCTGCTAATGAAAAGTTGGCAGAGAGTCTACTAGAGCAGGGATTTGATCTCATCTCTTGATGCCTACTGCATTTGCAACATCACTCACTATCCCACTCAAGTCGACTAGTTAAAACTACTTTATGGATGTTAAGAGTCACAAAGGTGTTTCCAATGACTTTGATAGTATAGGTAGAAACCTCCATGGCTTTGAAAAGAGGACCAAATTAAGCTATATCCAATAAAGAACATGTTTATTCTGATTGATCTCAGATGCTCCAAATAATGGAAAAGAATTGCTTCATGACTGAATTCTAGCCACGATAGCATTGGGAaacaaaaatttccagcaacctTTATACACTCCTCACCTTCTTTGCCAATTCTCCTGAGAAGGAAAAATATacataaagaagaaaaagaaaatgcagaccAACCATATTATAAAGAAACTATCACTTTGATACAACAATGATATTCAAACAGCTAAGatttgaaaattggaaaattttcctattGACTAGCACCAGGGAATACTTGTTGAGACACATAATTTGATGATCATATGGATATGGCAAGTAAAAAACAAAATCTCCGTATGAGAAAAGCAAGAGTTACCTTGCTAGTGAATCAGAAGTCTCTAAGAAAGCTCAAATCCAGCATTAGAATTGATGGCATACAGAAGTTTCTCTCTCAAAGTGCCTAGACGTTTGTAGGTGGGAAGCTGTACCCATTTAACAGGAACCCAagacaaagaaaggaaaagagcaCATCATAAGTTGGGTGTGATTTAAATGAGAATTAGGACTGATATGCTTCCACCAGTAGAAAATTAAAGGGCTGTGAAGGAGGGTCATTATCGCTGGAAAAGCGATGCAACAAGAGACAGTACCTTAAGAGTATTATAGCATGTAGAAGCAGATGGAAGCCGATCAACATCCTGTCCTCCTAATGTTGCCAAGAAAGGCACATCACATACAACCTGCTTATTAAAAGTTAATCAGTCAATGCAAATTATGACATCAACCGGATTCAGTTACTGTCATGCATTTTCAATATAAAGCTAATACTTCATTCACAGCCAAAGTTCCTTCTATAACTATGGCACCTAAGCTAGTATTTTATCTCCATTAAACCTGGACCTAGATCGATTGCATCCAACCCTTGAAAGTGTAATttatcttggcatccaagcgcATGTGAAACCTTATTGTGTACAAATGAACCAAGATAAGTTGAGGGAATttacaaaatcatgaaatttggcACTTTACAAggcaagagaagaaaaaagagagtaCCTTGTGAATAGTAAAAGCTGGTTGCAAGTGTTTGAACCCTAGTAGAGGACCTCGAGAACAACTTGTCACAAATTTAAGAAGCATGCAACGTTCTATCGCTTCAAACCCAGCAACTACCTGTAAGACAATAAGCAAGAAGAACTTATTGACAAGCAACTTACCAAATGATTTAGAAACCAGGTTGTCCTAGATGACAATCAGGGCTCAACTAAAAAGCGAGTAAGTGCAATCCTCAGACAGACTACAGGAAAAAGAATtacaattaaaaagaaaaaagaaaatggaaagggCCAAGTTTGCGTGGTATCAGGTAGCacaataatttttctacaataaaagaaaagtaatataataatcTTGAGAATTGCTTTGTCCTTTCCTCCCTATATAACATACAATATTCTACGTAAAGAAACAATTCAGACGGCAAATTTAACAGAAAGTAAGGTGCCTCGACCAAGCTCCTAAACAGTTGATATTAGGACTTTGCAACTCACGCACatccaaaagaaaaaggtgaaagaagaaacaaacaacaacaaaaaaaaaggttagaaaaccaATATGAATTGGCTACTCTTCATACATAGTCCGTATGGTTAGAATACCAGAGGAAGGTAGCCAGCTGATTGTAAAGAACCTAAAAACTAATGCAAACTGGCATATGATTCTGTCTGAGATAATTTTAGAAAAGCTCTGCACCCCATGAATGCATTCTCAAAGTAGAACTGTAACCACACAGAACTAAACAGGTAGCCAAATGTGTTTTAGAAAAAATACCTCCCAGAAGAGTTTCACTGTCCGACTCCCTTCTGTATAACCACCAGTATAtcttgtatttttcctcaaatcaccAATATCAATGTCATGGTTCCCACCAGAAAGCAACTGCATATGCTATCTAATTTTCAGCCTTGAACTTATAAACTCCAAAAGAACAACTTAGTGAAAATAAAAGTGTAACATAtgagattaaagaaaaacattAGGAAGAATGTTCGACAGAAAGAGAAATTATTACTTTTAGTTAGAGCTACTCATTTTAGACGAGCAATTTTAATCACAACAAGACAATGAGTAAGAAAAGATCTCCAACACaacaaataaacataaaaaCTAGGCGAAATATAGATTACAAGAAAATTCAGGTTCTTCAGCAGTCTGATAAAACTACAGAGAAATACAACTATGCAGATCAGCCGTCACTTATCAGCAAGACCACCTCTAATCTTTCCTGGCCTTGATCAAGCCTAAACCAATTCGTCATCTATTGTAGCACAACTATATCAACTCAAGGATGTTTTGTTTGCTAGCTTCAACTTCATGAACAAAATGACAAACCCAATATGGATAGGAGTGAGGTTACCTGATTGAATTCACTTGCATTGAACAACCTCAACCAAGATGGGGAAACAAGGTCAGTCAACCCTCTACAAAATGCATTCGAGAAAGGAAGTATCTGCAGTAATCGTAAACAATGTAAATTTCGAGAAAACTGTGTTCCTAAGATTTAAGTGCAAAGTCACAGCAGACCTGCCGATTAAGTTTGTAGTCTGCAACTGCATGAATATATTGCAACTTATTCTCATTTGTCACACAGATATCCTTGCCGCCGGGTTTTAGCTCAACAAGATGCCTTTTACCGAGTGATTCTTCCGTAGCTGTGAAATCCAGTGAGAGTTCCTTGACATCACCATCATAATGCTGCATGCATAATGATCCCAATAGCAGAACAACTTAATCACAATAATGTCCAATTATCCATGAACAAACAATTAAATAGCTCATAAGACCAGAGCTATGTTGAATACCATCAGAAGTCACAGCAACATAGAATTAGTATGAAACCCAAGTCTTTGAAATTTGTTACTATATGTACATGTAATGCAAAAGTGGGTAAAAGATCAAAATTTTCTggtcagaaaaaaaaattcagatgaTTTTACAAATAATTCTGGGACAAATTGGAGTCTTCTCTCAACTAACAATATTATGTATGTGTTTGGCATATCATTTCAAGCCTCTCAACAGCTATATTGATTTCATAGTCAATTATTCAATTTGCCCTTCTCATACATTTACAAATTGACTTCTAAGCtatgatatattttttttcaagataGCAGAAAATTTAGGTTAAAGGAAAGGAACCATAGACCTTGATGTCATGTGCCTAATAGAACAAACAGTCACCAAGAATCTAACAGCAGCTTTAGATTAGTTATCTCGCACAACCTTACTTTCCTATTAAGATCTGGATCCGTGGAATTAAATTTTGGATGCCAAGCAAGATTCAGGTTTTGTTTTTACGTAAGGTCTCTGCACAAGGGTCTATAAACAAGAAAACTTGAAAAGATGTTTCAACAATACCACATAATATTAGCTGGTCAAGGTTAATAACATAGTCTTCCAGTGTACACAATGGCTTGTCAGAGATATACTTTGAGTAGGATGAGACATAGTTCAAATGGGACAATAACCAGCAATTATATATACATGATCAATTTCCTACGAGGCCTGATAGTATTCAGGGAAGTAATGAAGAGCTGGAAGAAATTATAACTCAAGTATAACAATGTGCCTTGATAATTTTCTATTATTCATAAAAAGGATTTACCTTCACATACATAAGATTTCTGTAAAGCTCAGGATCAAGTGTTGACAGTTCGTCAAGAAAGCTATAGCGACCTAACAACTTTTGTACAAATACAAGTGAGAAGGAGTAATCAAGTAATATTCCTTCATAAAGTGCTTTGCCAACTACTCTTCCCAGAAACTCGATCATTTGTATGCCATTCTCTAAAAATCTTGCTGCTGTATTAGGAATGAGAAGTCTATCTGAGCTTGAGCTCTGAGAGAACAGCCCGTACCTTAACAATATGAAGAATCATGTTACAAGCAACAACtaagaagagaaggaaaaaagataatACTGGCAAACAACAGAAGCATAATTGCAGACTCACTCAGGTGAGAAAACTGCTTTTGCTATATCAGTCAAGAACTCCTTGGATAATCCGCCATAGTCTAGGCCGGCCTCTGGGAGACCAGATTCACTAATAAATGAAACATGGATGCTAGATTTCAACCTTGACCCAAGAGCATTTAACTGTTGAAAACCATCCTCCACGATATGTCCACGTCTGATGACAACCTCAACTGATCCTGGACCAGGTCCAACAACCTCACCAGCCATTCTACGGGATTCTTTATCCATGTTAATCAATTCTCTGAACATTTCAACTCTAAAAGGGGGCAGAGATCAAGTTTCAGGTTATATTATGGTAAAAAAGACACTCAATACAGACATTCAAGCTTAGGAAGGGATTCTAGTGCTGTGTTCACCTTTCTTCAAATGGAAAGACATGTGGAGTAAGAGTAATGACAGAAGCCATACTTGAAGGGGCTGAAGCATCATCTGGTATAACAGTTGCAGATAGAACTTCATGAGTCCTAGCAGCTACAGCAATTGGCAGGCGATTTCTCTCACCAGGTGAAAGCCATAAAGCTGGAGGACAAAACTGGTGCCTGCAATCCCTTTCATATAGCAAATGTAGGCATTGAATTGCAGAATCCATCAGAGTTCTATTATGTGGGCCAACACTGCCAGATACAGCATTATAGACAAGTGTATTAAGCATTGATGAAATTTTGCGCTGCTGCTCCAATGTGAATGGAACCTAGTTCATTTTCAATTGTTAACAACAGCTTAACAAAATTCCAAAAAGAGTTGCAGTGTAAGTATagtgaagatgaagaaaaaaaacttAATCAAACCTGTTTCTCATAAAACTCTATGTCATCAAGAACTAAAAGCAGGTGTGAATATATGGCACAAAATAGATGAAGGAGACAATGCATATCTTTCGATAAGCCTACAGGACCACGTCTGAGAGCCTCTACATCCCACACAGAAGAAGACTGATCTCGAATTCTGTCAAAGCTGGATTTTCCAGTAGAATTCATTTTACTTGATTCTGTTGGTGAGTTTCCAGAGAATTTGTGCAATACATTGACCCATTTATTGCCTCTGTCTTTAGCACACCATTTTTGCTTTCTCTGAGAGACATCATCCTTGCTTTTGGAAATATCATTACCAAAAGAATTGTCCTTGGCATCATGACTCCTTCCAGGAAAAAGAGATCTTTCCAATACTTCCCACAATTTTGAAAGAAATCCAGGAGTAAAAGATAACATGTTGAGAACTGGCAATGACCCGAGCA
Protein-coding sequences here:
- the LOC113695673 gene encoding E3 ubiquitin-protein ligase UPL7; the protein is MDEPRKHQVSLRGASAKEISRDALLAKVSQERELRNFSRRATSAALFLQRVWRRHRAVKVVSMQLQQQWLAEMNQNAICWNKMQISRIVLRPFIFFMTFLSTRYQRIETREEDCVKLCFRVLLESINSTDPNENFCSLVTGTTEERKIWIYQSKKLILLCLLILVEFDYTDRGLQDVGVVSLAMRLAVLLTDRKGWKSITERDTQYADAAVKNLIWFIANKESGTYNCIRRYIWKLDPVPTQGASSGRTDDRFLITASALTLALRPFHFTDTAVTGSGVLELQHAAENYFFFLFTIPWFSQRLPMVLLPALKHKSVLSSCLRSLLISKDRISKEISEMDRLEIHLQSKKMPQVAWALANIIFLATSSDDGAVRSGKFAPGLDLVAYVRFVIILAENLLACFGKDGQVRFRNQEIQVDVDNQVDPIGMGLLESETTCESLKMSYTDLLKPVYQQSHLLGLLNLEKDLSGRMTDTHQSSEAPMSFELLDVAYYYSCMIRIFSALNPVLGSLPVLNMLSFTPGFLSKLWEVLERSLFPGRSHDAKDNSFGNDISKSKDDVSQRKQKWCAKDRGNKWVNVLHKFSGNSPTESSKMNSTGKSSFDRIRDQSSSVWDVEALRRGPVGLSKDMHCLLHLFCAIYSHLLLVLDDIEFYEKQVPFTLEQQRKISSMLNTLVYNAVSGSVGPHNRTLMDSAIQCLHLLYERDCRHQFCPPALWLSPGERNRLPIAVAARTHEVLSATVIPDDASAPSSMASVITLTPHVFPFEERVEMFRELINMDKESRRMAGEVVGPGPGSVEVVIRRGHIVEDGFQQLNALGSRLKSSIHVSFISESGLPEAGLDYGGLSKEFLTDIAKAVFSPEYGLFSQSSSSDRLLIPNTAARFLENGIQMIEFLGRVVGKALYEGILLDYSFSLVFVQKLLGRYSFLDELSTLDPELYRNLMYVKHYDGDVKELSLDFTATEESLGKRHLVELKPGGKDICVTNENKLQYIHAVADYKLNRQILPFSNAFCRGLTDLVSPSWLRLFNASEFNQLLSGGNHDIDIGDLRKNTRYTGGYTEGSRTVKLFWEVVAGFEAIERCMLLKFVTSCSRGPLLGFKHLQPAFTIHKVVCDVPFLATLGGQDVDRLPSASTCYNTLKLPTYKRLGTLREKLLYAINSNAGFELS
- the LOC140009345 gene encoding GDSL esterase/lipase At5g03820-like, with the protein product MGILRYLFVVNLLVSLTFSVSYGDPLVPALCIFGDSVVDVGNNNNLPTLIKANFPPYGRDFVGHRPTGRFCNGKLATDYTAEYLGFTSYPPAYLSQEAKGSSILAGVNFASAASGYYDGTAQLYRAISLTQQLQYYKEWQTKVVNAVGKAKANTIISGGVHLLSAGSSDFIQYYYINPMLNRAYTPDQFSDILMRSYSTFIQNLYALGVRRIGVTTLPPTGCLPAAITLFGSGSNLCVARLNQNAISFNNKLNSTSQNLKSKHPGLKLVVFDIYNPLLDLITKPTDNGFFESRKACCGTGTIETSFLCNSRSVGTCSNATEYVFWDGFHPSDAANEKLAESLLEQGFDLIS